CTGACCCGCAAAGGTCTTGGTATCGCTGTGCTCAACATCGATGGTGTTCTCCCGAATCTTGTCAAAGACAACCACGGTGTCATACAGCGAATAACCAAGAATGGTCAGGAATCCAATTACTGCCGCAGGCGTTACTTCGATACCGAATGCTCCGTAAACCCCAGCTGTGATGATCAAGTCATGTGCCAGAGCGGCAACGGCTGCAATAGACATTTTGAGGGTTCTGAAGTAAAGCGCCATGAAGACTGCCGCTAGGCCAACAAACACCAACAGACCGTTGATGGCCTTTCCGGTAATGTCTGAACCCCAGTTGGCACCAACAAATGAACTTGCTACAGCTGAGCTGTCAACCTTGTAGGCATTTGCCAGAGCAACACGCACTTCTTCTGACTCAGTGTCAGACAGCTGCTCGGTCTGAACGCGAATGCTATCGGTGCCGACGTTTGAAACAAGAGTTTCTACGCCTGGAACAACGGTTCTGACAGCATCAGTAGCCAGTTGTTGTGAGGTCGATGCTGCACCTGCAACACGGAATTCAGAACCACCACGGAATTCAATACCAAAATTGAAACCACCGCGAAGGGTAGGAACGAGAACTGCAAGCACAATCATGACTGCAGCGATTGAGTACCAGAGTTTGCGGCGACCGACAAAGTCGATTGAGCGCTTTCC
This portion of the Rhodoluna limnophila genome encodes:
- the secF gene encoding protein translocase subunit SecF codes for the protein MSRFSEFGNALYAGKRSIDFVGRRKLWYSIAAVMIVLAVLVPTLRGGFNFGIEFRGGSEFRVAGAASTSQQLATDAVRTVVPGVETLVSNVGTDSIRVQTEQLSDTESEEVRVALANAYKVDSSAVASSFVGANWGSDITGKAINGLLVFVGLAAVFMALYFRTLKMSIAAVAALAHDLIITAGVYGAFGIEVTPAAVIGFLTILGYSLYDTVVVFDKIRENTIDVEHSDTKTFAGQVNFAINQTLVRSINTSVVAVLPVAAILVIGAVLLGAGTLRDIALALFIGIAVGTYSTIFIAAPLYSQLREGEPKYAKASAKAVVQA